CCGATCGGAAGACCGGACGGAACGCCGTCGGCGGGTGGTCCGCGATGACGATGTGGTCGACAGCATACTCCTCCGCGTAGTCGGTGATTTCCCGCGCCGCGCCGCCCGAGCGGACGGCCGGTTCGATCTCCCGGTCGTGGCGCTCGGCGAGTTCGTGCGCGCGGGAGAGGACCTGCTCGGCCCGTCGGCACTGCGCTCGCGTAAAACGATCCGGCGTCGGGAGCAGGTCCGCGCCCCGCTCGGCGGTCAGTTCTGGGATCACGTACTCGCACGGATCCCGACCGCCGAACCGGGCGAGCGGGCTGGCCGCGTCAGTAACGTGGAGCACGGAGATTTTCGCCGCAGGATACTCTTCGAACGCGTACTCGAGCGCCGCGTCCGACGCGTCGGTTCGGCCCATCGCCACCAGTACGTGCCGCCCCATACGCTCGGCTTCGAGCACCGGTGGGTTATTCCTTACCGACCACAGGTGGCGTCTTTAAGACGAACGGACCGAGATCCGGTCCGAGCGGACGTCGCCGGCGCGAGTCCGGTTACCGATCGGACTCGCTCCCGTCGGTCGGCGCCGACAAGTCGCCCGTCTCGGTCGCGGCGCGGATCGCGTCGTACTCCTCGTCGGCGTAGGCGATGAACCGAACCTCCTCGAGAGTCTCAGGCTCGTAGTCGCGGATCTCCTCGGCGATGAGCGCGGCGCCCTCGGCGAGGTCGAAGCCCGCGACGCCACAGCCGAGCGCCGGGAGCACGGTCGATCGGCAGCGCAGGTCGTCGGCCTTCTCGAGCGCGTTCCGCGTCGCCTCCCGGATGCTCGCTTCGGTCGCCTGGCCGTCCCCGTAATGAGGCATCGCCGCAGCGTGGATGACGTAGTCGGCGTCCAGATCGTACGCGTCCGTTACGGCCACCTCGCCGAGGTCGATGGGCCCCTCCGCCGTGGCCTCCTCGTTGATCTCCTCGCCTGCGCCGCGTCGGAGCGCGCCGGCGACGCCGGAGCCCATCTCGAGGCTCGTTCCGGCGGCGTTGACGAGCGCGTCGGCGGACTGTGTGGCGATATCACCCTGAACGACATCGAACTCCATACGCGCGGATACGACATCGACCAGTGTGAAAGTGCGGTCCGGGTCCGCACGAACCCGTCGGTTCTCAGAGAGTTAGGCCGACCAAAACCTTTTTAGATTTAGGTTCACCTAACTCCACGTGATGGACGTACCCGCCCGCAGGCAGGATTCCGATGCCGACGAGGAACCCGAGGAGCCGGCAATGGTCGTGACCAGCCACGAGACGCGCCCCGGCAAGACGGTCTTCACCGAGCGCGACAACAACGACGGCTGGATCGCGACCGACCTCACCGTCGACCTCGAGCGCTGACCGTCGGGACGGGTCCGCCGCGACCCCCCACGGCTCTATTGCACCGCTCGACCGTCGCTGACCCGACGGACCGAACCGCCACGCCGACTGACCTCGGCCATGGATCCTCTCTCCCTTCGGTTTTGACGCTACGGAGCCGTCGTAGCCGTCGCTGTCTACGGGTAATTGAATGTGCGGGGTATCGGTACCCGTACCGAGTGCGGACGGACTATTCGCTCTCGACTCGAGACGGCGTCCAAAAAACGCGGAATCGATCGGCGATGCGGTTCGGTAACCGGCGTTTCCGTCGCCCGATTACTTCGTGGCCTCTTCGAGGACCAGCGTGTCGTCCTCGAGGTAGTGTTCGAAGTGGTGGCCGTCTTCTTCGAGGTGGACGAGGATCTCGCGGAGGATCTCGCCCGTGGCGGGGTCGCCGAGGTTCTCGGCGAGTTCGATGCTACCGCGCATCGATTCGATGATGTCGCCGTACATCTCGAGGTCGTTCTCGAACATCGTTCGGGCGTCGTAGACGTCCTCACCCTCGAATTCGACGGTGGCGCGGTCCTCGAGGTTGCGCGGGCCCGAGACGGGAACGCCGCCCAGGGCTTGGGCGCGTTCGGCGATCTCGTCGGCGCCCTCTTCGACGTGCTCGTAGGCCTCTTCGAGGAACTCGTGAAGCGGGAGGAACTCGGCGCCCTCGACGACCCAGTGGTGCTTCTTGAGCTGGTGGTAGAGGACGTACGAGTTCGCGAGCTCCGTGTTCAGCGCGTCGACGATCTGCTCGGCCTTCTCCTGCTCGAGGCGAAGCTCGTTCCCCTCGACGCTGTCAGCCGACTGGCGAACGGTCTCTTGAGTGCTCATTGTATTCGAACAAACGCGCGCGTTCCACTTAAGGATTTCCCATGCAAGAACATTTTTTCTGCAATCAGAAACCACAGTTCTCAATAGACGTTCTAGATTTTGGTCTGCCTAATAATCGACCCGTCACCAAACGAGGTCATCAATACTTGCGTTATTTTTTCAACCGTGAGTAAACTCTTTCAGTGTGGGGCTCTAAGAGACGGGTATGGCAACGAGAGCCGCACAGCGGAGAGAGCGACTGTACGTCGACGGTGAGTGGCTCGAGACCGAGAACGCGATCCCGGTCTCGGATCTCGCCGACGGAGGCACCTTCGCGCAGGTGACCGCTGCGGATCCGGCTGCGGCCCACGCCGCCCTCGAGGCCGCCCACGAGATCAAGCCACGCATGCGCGAGACGACCGTCGTCGAGCGCGCGAAGTGGTGCGAAGCGATCGCCGAGGGGCTGCGCGAGCGCGAGGAGGAACTCGCGGAGGTCATCGTCCGCGAGGCCGGGAAACCGATCTCCTCGGCCCGCGGCGAGGTCGGGCAGGCCGCTGAGCGATTCGACCGCGCGGCCGAGGAGGCTCGCAACGTCGTCAGCCAGGGCGAGTACCGCGAGGGCTCGACCGAGGGCCACGAGGGCTGGCAGGCGATCGTCAAACACGAGCCGATCGGCGCGGTGCTGTGTATTACGCCGTACAACTATCCGTTGGCGACCACGGCATTACAGGTAGCCCCTGCACTCGCCGCCGGTAACAGCGTCCTGCTCAAGCCCGCCAGCAAAACGCCCATCTCGGCGGCGATCCTCGCCGACGTCATCAGCGAAGTCGACGGGATTCCGGACGGCGCATTCAACTTCGTCCCGGGCGAGGCCAGCGAGATCGGCGACGTTCTCTCCGGCGACGACCGCGTCAACGCCATCGCGATGACCGGCTCCTCTGGCGCCGGCAAACACGTCGCCCGCGAGAGCGGCATGGTCAACCTGCACATGGAACTGGGCGGCAACGCCCCGGCGATCGTCTTCGAGGACGCCGACCTCACCGACGTCGCGGGCAACTGCGCCAAGGGCTCGTTCAAGTACGCCGGCCAGCGCTGCTCGGCCGTCTCGCGCGTGCTCGCCCACGAGTCGGTCCACGACGACCTCGTCGAACTGATCGACGGCCAGATGGACGCCTGGTCCGCCGGCGACCTCTTCGAGGAGGACACCGCCTTCGGCCCGCTCATCAGCGAAGAGCAGGCCGACTGGGTCGCAGAACTGGTCGAGGACGCCGTCGACAAGGGCGCGGAGATCGTCCGCGGCGGGAGTCGCCGCGCCCCCGAGGGCGTGCCGGACGAACTCGCCGACCAGTTCTTCGAACCGACGCTGCTGGCGAATGTTCCCCACGACGCCCGCATTGTCGACGAAGAGCAGTTCGGTCCCATCGCCGCCGTCACCACCTTCAGCGACGAGGAGGAGGCCATCGAGATCGCCAACAGCTCCGATCTGGCGCTCGACGCGGCCGTCTTCACGAGCGATCACAAGCGCGCGATGAACGTCGCGAACCGCGTCGACGCCGGCGCGGTCCGGATCAACGGCGCGCCGAGCCACGGGATGGGCGACATCCCCTTCGGCGGCAACAAGGACTCCGGCATCGGCCGCGAGGGGCTCGACGCTTCGATCCACGAGATGATGCGCGAGAAGAGCATCATCCTGTAAGGCGGACACCGATCTCTCTACGCTTTCTCTCGTTTCGACCGGCCGCTCGAGAGCGATAGCACCGGCGCCGCTTCCAGCGTCGCGCCGCCGACGATCCGCCAGCGCTCGGTATCCATAAACCGCCGGCCGACTGATACGCAGACATGACTCGCGACGTACTCGTCGCCGGTGAGACGCTGATCGACTTCCTCCCCGAGCGACCGGGACCGCTCGAGGACGTCCCTGGCTTCGACCGTCGACCCGGGGGCGCGCCGGCCAACGTCGCCGTCGGCCTCGCACGGCTCTCGCCGCTGCCGCTGTTCTGGACTCGCGTCGGCGCGGACCCGTTCGGGCGGTACCTCGAGACCGTCCTCGAAGACGCCGACCTCCCGGACCGATTCGTCGAGCGCGACCCCGACGCGAAGACGACGCTCGCGTTCGTCACCCACGACGAGACCGGCGACCGCGAGTTCACGTTCTACCGCGAGGACACCGCCGATACGCGGCTCGAGCCCGGCCGGATCGACGATGCGACGCTCGAGAATCTCGAGTGGGTCCACGCGGGCGGTGTCACCCTCGCCAGCGAGCCGGCACGAGAGGCGACGGTCGACCTGCTCGAGCGGGCCGCCGACGCGGGCTGTACGACCTCGTTCGATCCGAACTTCCGGCCCGAACTGTGGCCCGACCGGGAGGCGTTCGCCCGCGTCGGTCGCGAGGCGCTGGCCCACGTCGACGTCTGCAAGGCGACGGTCGGCGAACTCGAGCGGCTGGGGTACGCGGGCGACGGTGCGGCCGACGCCCCGGATGCCGAATCGAAGCCCGAAGCGATCGCTCGAGCGGTGCTCGAAGACGGCGCTCCCGGTGAGGGCCCGCATACCGTCTTCGTCACGCGAGGCGGCGAGGGCGCCATCGCGGCCGCGTCGGAACGCGCGCCGTGGCCCGATGAACCCGCGTCGACCGAATCGAACGCGCGCGTCGCGAGCCACCCGGGATTCGACGTCGACGTGGTCGACACGACGGGCGCGGGCGACGCGTTCGTCGCCGGCGTCATCGCCGCGCTTCGAGACGGCCGCTCCCTCGAGGCCGCGCTGCGGTTCGCGGGCGCGGTCGCCGCGACGGCGACGACCGACGCGGGGGCGATGGCGGCCCTGCCGACCCGCGGCGCGGTCGAGGCGCTGCTCGAGGACGGCCCGGACTCGTGACGGAGTCTCCGCATCCGCCCCCTGCGGGAAACCCCACACGGTCGCTGCAAGCCGACGGCATAACGCCGTCGGGAACCCGTATACGTCTATGTCTACGGATCTTCGCGACGGCCTCTCGTTCGGGAAGACGGTCGTCGGCGGTATTCAGGAGAAGAACGTGCCGTTTATGGCCGCGAGTATCGCTTATCAGGCGTTCATCTCGCTGCTGCCGCTGCTCGTGCTCGTGTTCTTCCTCGTCACGTTCGCGGGCGGTGACGCGTTCGCCGAGCAGGTTTCGGCCGCGACGGAGGGCTTTCTTCCCGATAGCGGCCAGTTGTTAATCGAGAACGCGATCGAGGGCTCGCCGGCGTCGGCCGGGTCGACGATCGTCGGCCTCGTCGTGCTCCTTTGGGGGTCGCTGAAGATCTTCCGGGGACTCGACACGGCGTTCTCGGAGATTTACGGGACGACCAACGAGAACTCGTTTTTCGACCAGATCCACGACGCGCTGATCGTCTTCGGCGTCATCGGCGGCGCGCTCATCTTCGCGGCCGTCGCGACCGCGATCGTCGCGTTCCTGCCGGAGATCCCCTTCCTCGGCGTCGCGCAGTCGATCCTGCTGTTCGTCGTCCTCGCGATCGCGTTCTTCCCGATGTACTACTACTTCCCAGACGTCGGCTCCTCGAAACGACAGGTGGTCCCCGGCGTCGTCGTCGCGGCCCTCGGCTGGACGCTACTCCAGTCGCTGTTCCGGGTGTACGTCTCCTTCGCCTCCAGTTCGGAGTCGGCGGGCCCCCTTGGCGCTATCCTCCTGCTGTTGACGTGGCTCTACTTCGGGGGGATGATCCTGCTGGTGGGCGCCGTCGTCAACGCGGTCGGCCTGGGCTACCTCGAGCCCGGAGCCGACGCGGAGGAGACGGACGACGAGACCGTCGACCTCGAGGAGGAGTCGATCGCCGCGACCGACCGCGATCCGTTCGTCGACGACGGCGCTCGAGAACGCGACGAACTCGCCGCCCGGGTCGAGACCCTCCAGCGCGAGCGAGACCAGCTGGAAAACGACCTCAAAGCCCAGCGCGAGCGCCGCTACCGGCTCGAGGACCGCGTCGACGACCTCGAGGCGAACGCAGAGCGACTGGAGACCACGGTCGATGATCTCGAGGCCGAGAACGAGCGGCTGCAACGCGAACTCGAGGAGCGACGGGAGACGGAGCCGGCCTGGCGGCGCGGGGCTCGAACGGTGCTGCGCCACGTCCGGACGCTGAACGTCGGCACGGTCGAACGGCGGAAGTAGCGGCGGACCGCCGCCCGTCACTCTAGTTTGCGCTCGCTTCGTTCAACGGGAGAGTCGAGACATCTTAGTGATTCCCGCTGCCACTCACACTCGTGTCGCATCCGGTTCGAGACGCGCGCCGTCGGATCCAGACCGAACACGCCCCGGTCGTCGAGGCGATCCAGAACTGCGCCGACCGGATCGCCGAACCCTGGGATACGTCGCGGACCACCGATCGGAACACCGTCACCGGCGGTCTCCGTTCGGAACTCGAGGCGTCCGGGCTGTTCGAGCGACTGCCGCAGGTACTGGCCGACGTCGTCGCGGCGACGGGCTACGAGCTGTCGGCTCGGCCGGTCGCCGGGCCGCCGTACGTCGTCGTCACGAGCCGCGGCCCCGTCCTTCGGGCGACGATCGGTCCCGGGCGCCTGGTGATCCGCTTCGACGTGTTCGACGTCGTCCGCGACGCCGAACCTGGCCAGCCGC
Above is a genomic segment from Haloterrigena salifodinae containing:
- a CDS encoding carbohydrate kinase family protein, giving the protein MTRDVLVAGETLIDFLPERPGPLEDVPGFDRRPGGAPANVAVGLARLSPLPLFWTRVGADPFGRYLETVLEDADLPDRFVERDPDAKTTLAFVTHDETGDREFTFYREDTADTRLEPGRIDDATLENLEWVHAGGVTLASEPAREATVDLLERAADAGCTTSFDPNFRPELWPDREAFARVGREALAHVDVCKATVGELERLGYAGDGAADAPDAESKPEAIARAVLEDGAPGEGPHTVFVTRGGEGAIAAASERAPWPDEPASTESNARVASHPGFDVDVVDTTGAGDAFVAGVIAALRDGRSLEAALRFAGAVAATATTDAGAMAALPTRGAVEALLEDGPDS
- the dpsA gene encoding DNA starvation/stationary phase protection protein DpsA, which gives rise to MSTQETVRQSADSVEGNELRLEQEKAEQIVDALNTELANSYVLYHQLKKHHWVVEGAEFLPLHEFLEEAYEHVEEGADEIAERAQALGGVPVSGPRNLEDRATVEFEGEDVYDARTMFENDLEMYGDIIESMRGSIELAENLGDPATGEILREILVHLEEDGHHFEHYLEDDTLVLEEATK
- a CDS encoding macro domain-containing protein is translated as MEFDVVQGDIATQSADALVNAAGTSLEMGSGVAGALRRGAGEEINEEATAEGPIDLGEVAVTDAYDLDADYVIHAAAMPHYGDGQATEASIREATRNALEKADDLRCRSTVLPALGCGVAGFDLAEGAALIAEEIRDYEPETLEEVRFIAYADEEYDAIRAATETGDLSAPTDGSESDR
- a CDS encoding aldehyde dehydrogenase family protein, translating into MATRAAQRRERLYVDGEWLETENAIPVSDLADGGTFAQVTAADPAAAHAALEAAHEIKPRMRETTVVERAKWCEAIAEGLREREEELAEVIVREAGKPISSARGEVGQAAERFDRAAEEARNVVSQGEYREGSTEGHEGWQAIVKHEPIGAVLCITPYNYPLATTALQVAPALAAGNSVLLKPASKTPISAAILADVISEVDGIPDGAFNFVPGEASEIGDVLSGDDRVNAIAMTGSSGAGKHVARESGMVNLHMELGGNAPAIVFEDADLTDVAGNCAKGSFKYAGQRCSAVSRVLAHESVHDDLVELIDGQMDAWSAGDLFEEDTAFGPLISEEQADWVAELVEDAVDKGAEIVRGGSRRAPEGVPDELADQFFEPTLLANVPHDARIVDEEQFGPIAAVTTFSDEEEAIEIANSSDLALDAAVFTSDHKRAMNVANRVDAGAVRINGAPSHGMGDIPFGGNKDSGIGREGLDASIHEMMREKSIIL
- a CDS encoding YihY/virulence factor BrkB family protein; its protein translation is MSTDLRDGLSFGKTVVGGIQEKNVPFMAASIAYQAFISLLPLLVLVFFLVTFAGGDAFAEQVSAATEGFLPDSGQLLIENAIEGSPASAGSTIVGLVVLLWGSLKIFRGLDTAFSEIYGTTNENSFFDQIHDALIVFGVIGGALIFAAVATAIVAFLPEIPFLGVAQSILLFVVLAIAFFPMYYYFPDVGSSKRQVVPGVVVAALGWTLLQSLFRVYVSFASSSESAGPLGAILLLLTWLYFGGMILLVGAVVNAVGLGYLEPGADAEETDDETVDLEEESIAATDRDPFVDDGARERDELAARVETLQRERDQLENDLKAQRERRYRLEDRVDDLEANAERLETTVDDLEAENERLQRELEERRETEPAWRRGARTVLRHVRTLNVGTVERRK
- a CDS encoding universal stress protein; translated protein: MGRHVLVAMGRTDASDAALEYAFEEYPAAKISVLHVTDAASPLARFGGRDPCEYVIPELTAERGADLLPTPDRFTRAQCRRAEQVLSRAHELAERHDREIEPAVRSGGAAREITDYAEEYAVDHIVIADHPPTAFRPVFRSVPESVTRNASAPVTML